In a genomic window of Thiolapillus brandeum:
- a CDS encoding secretin N-terminal domain-containing protein, which produces MKHLLPALLLLISGAWADWPLEIIPLEHQTVDQILPMLKPFAGPDSTVTGMNGQLIIKASPENLAQLKQIIHKFDRAPRQLRISVREQRSATSHHQGISAQGRLPAGEDGQVVIGDPASPEGLEVRIAGKDRNWSTSADRQLRATEGMPAFIQTGMSMPVTTGYRDGWGRFYRERQYQDMTSGFYVTPWVNGDRVTLDIHPFSRQPLNRQGTYRQQEIRTRVTGRLGEWIDLGSVVMGAQGNQRGLSGLSAATTTGEFPMQVKVELISKPRDP; this is translated from the coding sequence ATGAAACACTTACTGCCTGCCCTTCTGTTGCTCATCTCCGGAGCCTGGGCCGACTGGCCCCTTGAAATCATCCCCCTGGAGCATCAGACCGTGGATCAGATCCTGCCCATGCTCAAACCCTTTGCCGGACCGGACAGCACCGTGACCGGCATGAACGGACAGCTGATCATCAAGGCCTCTCCGGAGAACCTCGCCCAACTGAAGCAGATCATCCACAAGTTCGACCGGGCACCCCGCCAGTTGCGCATCAGCGTGCGGGAACAGCGTTCCGCTACCTCACACCATCAGGGCATTTCAGCACAAGGCCGCCTGCCCGCAGGGGAAGACGGGCAAGTGGTAATCGGTGATCCCGCCTCACCGGAAGGCCTGGAGGTGCGTATCGCCGGTAAAGACAGAAACTGGAGCACCAGCGCGGATCGCCAGCTCCGGGCCACCGAGGGCATGCCCGCCTTTATCCAGACCGGCATGTCCATGCCCGTCACCACCGGATACCGGGACGGCTGGGGCCGTTTCTACCGGGAGCGCCAATACCAGGACATGACCAGCGGCTTTTACGTGACTCCCTGGGTGAATGGCGATCGGGTCACCCTGGATATCCACCCCTTCAGCCGCCAACCACTCAACAGGCAAGGCACCTATCGCCAGCAGGAAATCCGGACCCGGGTCACCGGACGCCTGGGTGAGTGGATCGATCTGGGCAGCGTCGTCATGGGGGCACAGGGCAACCAACGTGGCCTCTCCGGGCTGTCCGCGGCCACCACCACGGGGGAATTCCCCATGCAGGTCAAAGTCGAGCTTATCAGCAAGCCCCGCGATCCTTGA
- a CDS encoding ATP-binding protein codes for MSHYAKPPKSLLRKVGRAIADYDLIREGDRILLGVSGGKDSLSLLQILAHLQTYAPVHFELGILTVDPEVEGFDPSSLTDYYDRLGLPWHYARQPIMEEAKVRMNGDSFCAYCARMKRGIMYSTCREQGYNVLALAQHLDDLAESFLMSAFHGGQLRTMKAHYLNDAGDIRIIRPLVYVRETQTAAFAQAAGLPIIPDSCPACFTRPTQREHMKQLLAAEEKQNQNLFSSLLKAMQPLMTEGEIPPE; via the coding sequence ATGAGTCACTACGCCAAACCGCCCAAGTCCCTGCTGCGCAAGGTGGGCCGCGCCATTGCCGACTATGATCTGATTCGTGAGGGTGATCGCATCCTGCTGGGGGTGTCTGGGGGCAAGGATTCCCTGAGCCTGCTGCAGATTCTGGCTCACCTGCAGACCTATGCGCCGGTGCATTTCGAGCTGGGCATACTTACGGTGGATCCGGAGGTGGAAGGCTTCGACCCCTCTTCCCTCACGGACTACTACGACCGCCTGGGCCTGCCCTGGCACTATGCCCGGCAGCCCATCATGGAGGAAGCCAAGGTGCGCATGAACGGTGATTCTTTCTGCGCCTACTGTGCCCGCATGAAGCGGGGCATCATGTACAGCACCTGCCGGGAGCAGGGTTACAATGTGCTGGCCCTGGCCCAGCATCTGGATGATCTGGCGGAGAGCTTTCTCATGTCGGCCTTTCATGGCGGTCAGCTGCGCACCATGAAAGCCCATTACCTCAATGATGCCGGCGATATCCGCATCATCCGGCCTTTGGTCTATGTGCGGGAGACCCAGACCGCGGCCTTTGCCCAAGCAGCGGGTCTGCCCATCATTCCGGATTCCTGTCCTGCCTGTTTCACCAGGCCCACCCAGCGGGAGCATATGAAGCAACTGCTGGCGGCGGAGGAGAAACAGAACCAAAACCTTTTTTCCAGCCTGCTCAAGGCCATGCAGCCCCTGATGACCGAAGGGGAGATTCCCCCGGAATAG
- a CDS encoding SPFH domain-containing protein, whose protein sequence is MDMVVLALLVFAVVIVVSGVKRVPQGMEYTVERFGRFTRTLRPGLNLIIPIIDQIGTKMNMMEQVLDVPSQEIITRDNAMVGVDGVIFYQVLDAAKASYEVNDLVRAILNLTMTNIRTVMGSMDLDELLSNRDQINAQLLHVVDDATTPWGVKATRIEIKDIAPPRDLVDAMARQMKAERDKRAQILEAEGLRQAEILKAEGEKQSAILTAEGEKEAAFREAEARERLAEAEARATAMVSQAIAKGDINAINYFVAQKYTEALQNIASAPNEKLILMPLEASNLIGSLAGIAEVAKSSLGKGEEK, encoded by the coding sequence ATGGATATGGTCGTTCTTGCACTGCTCGTCTTTGCAGTGGTTATTGTGGTTTCCGGAGTCAAACGCGTGCCCCAGGGTATGGAATACACGGTAGAACGCTTCGGGCGCTTCACCCGTACCCTGCGTCCCGGCCTGAACCTGATCATTCCCATCATCGATCAGATCGGCACCAAAATGAACATGATGGAGCAGGTACTGGACGTGCCATCCCAGGAGATCATCACCCGGGACAATGCCATGGTGGGAGTGGACGGTGTGATCTTCTACCAGGTTCTGGATGCCGCCAAGGCTTCCTACGAGGTCAACGATCTGGTACGCGCCATTCTCAACCTGACCATGACCAATATCCGTACAGTCATGGGCTCCATGGATCTGGATGAGCTGCTCTCCAACCGTGACCAGATCAATGCACAGCTGTTGCATGTGGTAGACGATGCCACCACGCCCTGGGGGGTGAAAGCCACGCGTATCGAGATCAAGGATATTGCCCCGCCGCGGGATCTGGTGGACGCCATGGCCCGGCAGATGAAGGCCGAGCGGGACAAACGCGCCCAAATCCTGGAAGCCGAAGGCCTGCGTCAGGCCGAGATTCTCAAGGCTGAAGGGGAAAAGCAGAGCGCAATTCTGACCGCCGAAGGCGAGAAAGAAGCCGCCTTCCGCGAAGCCGAAGCCCGGGAGCGTCTGGCAGAAGCCGAGGCCCGCGCCACAGCCATGGTCTCCCAGGCCATTGCCAAGGGTGATATCAACGCCATCAATTACTTCGTTGCTCAGAAATACACCGAAGCCCTGCAGAATATCGCGTCAGCACCCAACGAGAAGTTGATACTCATGCCCCTGGAAGCGTCCAACCTGATTGGCAGCCTGGCGGGGATCGCCGAAGTTGCCAAATCCAGCCTGGGCAAGGGAGAAGAAAAATGA